One genomic segment of Paenibacillus xylanexedens includes these proteins:
- a CDS encoding sn-glycerol-1-phosphate dehydrogenase, whose amino-acid sequence MNMNERIAAWNEEAQQCACGHQHRVVDMLIHLEAGAIQRLPGYLSEQGYRQVTVVYDQHTFRAAGSDVLSSIREAGMHVDEIALPENRAGDIIADEAAIVQVMLGVKMESQAVIAVGSGTIHDLVRFVCSKMNKPFLSIPTAASVDGFTSAGAPLIVSGVKQTFQAVPPEAIFADLDILEQAPQVMTAAGFGDMLGKYTSLADWIVSRDLGGEPFCPVAYRMTEEALNTCIDHVQAIAEGRAEGVAVLMDALIVSGISMLIIDHSRSASGGEHHLSHILEMDLMQAGERPVLHGAKVGVACALLTVKYKELAQTSGEPVFGIYDQLPEASQLIAWLEQVGGPVTTEQLGVTPEMVEHAFNTAHTLRPRYTGLRYINEVLNTRLG is encoded by the coding sequence ATGAATATGAACGAACGAATTGCAGCATGGAATGAGGAAGCACAGCAGTGTGCTTGCGGTCATCAACACCGGGTGGTGGATATGCTGATACATCTGGAAGCTGGGGCCATTCAGAGGTTACCGGGTTATTTGTCTGAGCAAGGATATCGTCAGGTGACGGTTGTTTATGATCAACATACGTTTCGGGCCGCCGGATCTGATGTGCTGAGTAGTATTCGCGAAGCGGGAATGCATGTGGATGAGATCGCTCTGCCGGAGAATCGTGCGGGGGATATCATTGCGGATGAAGCAGCTATTGTACAGGTCATGTTGGGTGTGAAAATGGAAAGTCAGGCTGTAATTGCGGTGGGTTCAGGTACCATTCATGATCTGGTGAGATTTGTTTGTTCCAAAATGAACAAGCCTTTTCTGTCCATACCGACAGCGGCTTCAGTAGATGGCTTTACTTCTGCGGGTGCACCCTTAATTGTAAGCGGCGTCAAACAAACATTTCAGGCTGTTCCGCCTGAGGCTATCTTTGCCGATCTGGATATTCTGGAGCAAGCCCCCCAAGTGATGACAGCTGCCGGATTCGGAGATATGCTTGGCAAATATACTTCCCTTGCAGATTGGATTGTTTCTCGTGATCTGGGCGGGGAACCGTTCTGTCCGGTTGCTTATCGGATGACAGAAGAAGCGCTGAATACCTGCATAGATCATGTACAAGCTATTGCGGAGGGGCGAGCAGAGGGAGTAGCTGTATTAATGGACGCATTAATTGTTTCCGGTATCTCCATGCTGATCATTGACCATTCCCGTTCGGCATCCGGAGGTGAGCATCATCTGTCCCATATTTTGGAGATGGATCTGATGCAAGCGGGAGAAAGACCGGTTCTGCATGGTGCCAAAGTTGGCGTAGCATGTGCATTGCTTACAGTGAAATATAAAGAACTTGCACAGACATCGGGCGAACCGGTGTTTGGGATATATGACCAATTGCCGGAGGCTTCTCAGCTCATCGCATGGTTGGAACAAGTAGGTGGACCTGTGACTACTGAGCAACTCGGTGTAACCCCGGAGATGGTGGAACATGCATTCAACACAGCGCATACGCTTCGTCCTCGATATACCGGATTGAGATATATCAATGAAGTGTTGAACACAAGGTTAGGATGA
- a CDS encoding helix-turn-helix domain-containing protein yields the protein MPNQPEQHSIQAWSLINRKYLGKGVRVKRFRKPTRCQIRNRVLLAVLMANDIKLSQLAEDLSISSRSVSAWVYEGRIPGSTNLDKTCQLLGYPRHILFNEEVVRNSPVICQPESSRFMKRTVTRSPVSNRILTGLCMVHDLSVTDVSHWIGVHPGTFRKWLHQGTLPSAAFQEQAEQFFRIPKTILFADVILKDRRNN from the coding sequence ATGCCTAATCAACCAGAACAACATTCCATCCAGGCGTGGTCTCTGATCAACCGTAAATACTTGGGAAAAGGCGTCCGTGTTAAACGATTCCGAAAACCGACACGCTGTCAAATCCGTAATCGTGTTCTTCTTGCCGTACTGATGGCCAATGATATCAAGTTGTCCCAGCTCGCTGAAGACCTCTCCATCTCTTCACGCAGTGTCAGTGCGTGGGTATATGAAGGACGGATACCCGGCAGTACCAATTTGGACAAGACTTGCCAATTACTCGGCTACCCGCGTCATATTCTTTTCAATGAAGAAGTTGTGCGTAATAGCCCTGTCATATGTCAACCCGAGTCATCTCGCTTCATGAAGCGTACGGTGACCCGTTCTCCGGTGAGTAACCGTATTTTGACAGGCTTGTGTATGGTCCATGATCTGTCGGTGACAGATGTCAGCCACTGGATCGGGGTTCATCCCGGCACTTTCCGCAAATGGCTGCATCAGGGAACACTGCCTTCTGCTGCGTTTCAGGAACAAGCGGAGCAATTTTTCCGTATCCCGAAAACTATTTTGTTCGCAGATGTCATCTTGAAAGATCGTCGCAACAACTAA
- a CDS encoding Dabb family protein yields MIKHIVLFKMKDRSAESIEAAAQVLRNLEGKIDVLVSLEIGIDVLRSERSFDISLTAEFASLEDLQAYQVHPLHQEVIKYMNEVREQSIAVDYEI; encoded by the coding sequence ATGATAAAACATATTGTCCTGTTCAAAATGAAAGATCGCTCAGCAGAAAGTATTGAAGCTGCAGCTCAGGTGCTTCGCAATCTGGAAGGTAAAATTGATGTCCTGGTTTCACTTGAAATCGGGATTGATGTGCTTCGCTCGGAGAGATCGTTCGACATTTCACTCACGGCGGAGTTTGCGTCACTGGAGGATCTCCAGGCGTATCAGGTACACCCGCTTCATCAGGAAGTTATCAAGTACATGAACGAAGTCAGAGAACAGTCAATTGCAGTGGACTACGAAATCTGA
- a CDS encoding DUF86 domain-containing protein has translation MYYVNREQIARRLAAVPEVAEGLRGAAEAWDGSLMLGMVQERCLHLAIEIVTDVGSYLIDGFIMRDASSYDDIIQINYEEKVFDNPTYEILRQLVTLRKPLVQDYYTWERSELHPLSVELPSILEHFTTQVSAYVETELGPFNTAQAEGQRKE, from the coding sequence ATGTATTATGTGAACAGAGAACAGATTGCCCGCCGGCTTGCTGCTGTACCGGAAGTAGCTGAAGGGCTTCGCGGGGCAGCAGAAGCTTGGGATGGCAGTCTCATGCTGGGTATGGTACAGGAACGTTGTCTTCACCTGGCGATCGAGATTGTTACCGATGTGGGAAGTTATCTGATCGACGGCTTCATCATGAGAGATGCAAGCAGCTATGATGATATTATTCAGATTAATTATGAAGAAAAGGTTTTTGATAATCCGACCTATGAGATATTGCGTCAGCTTGTCACGTTACGCAAACCACTGGTGCAGGATTATTACACTTGGGAGCGGTCTGAGCTCCATCCGCTTAGCGTAGAGTTGCCGAGTATACTTGAACATTTTACTACTCAGGTTAGCGCCTACGTGGAAACAGAACTTGGTCCTTTCAATACGGCACAGGCCGAGGGACAGCGTAAGGAATGA